From Poecile atricapillus isolate bPoeAtr1 chromosome Z, bPoeAtr1.hap1, whole genome shotgun sequence, one genomic window encodes:
- the LOC131573529 gene encoding uncharacterized LOC128092250 homolog, producing the protein MLLLLSLLPLPLLLEILLLLLLPHDNCFPRLSRYQPQMLKVRVLPFALGYWFT; encoded by the coding sequence ATGCTGCTGCTACTGTCACTTCTGCCGCTGCCGCTGTTGTTAGAGATTTTGCTTTTGCTCCTTCTACCGCATGACAATTGTTTTCCTCGTCTAAGCAGATACCAGCCTCAGATGCTCAAGGTGAGAGTCTTGCCTTTCGCTCTGGGCTACTGGTTTACTTAA